The following are from one region of the Calditerricola satsumensis genome:
- a CDS encoding ABC transporter substrate-binding protein → MKKAASLFLCLLLSLSLLSACRPSTESVTATPRDAGKNGAQGASGEPVEIDFWYSLSGKNGKVIEKLVNQFNASQAEVKVKATYQGDYYENHAKVMAAIAAGNPPDVTMIEIASIPAFASSGALQDLTPYVRGENGVDLSDFIPGLLGNSYWQGKFYALPFNRSTPLLYLNRDMLRKAGLNPEGPKTWDELRQFAKKLTKKDGKEQIWGFETPIDIWFYEALVFQNGGEILSEDGKAVRFNTEKGIEPIRFWKAMIDEGIMKRPPGEKYNAWEVTETDFVNGKAAMIFASTVALGGLLEKAPFDVGTAFLPAKERYGVPTGGANLVMLAKSSEKEKEAAWKFMKWMTDTQQTIAWSKETGYMPVRVSAVESEEMKRFYRERPQFKVAVDQLQHAKPRPMSPGYKELQEVIMAELQRAVVGQATAEEAVRAAAEKAEKLLK, encoded by the coding sequence ATGAAAAAAGCGGCGTCGCTGTTCCTCTGCTTGCTCCTCTCCCTGTCGCTGCTTTCGGCGTGCCGGCCGTCTACCGAAAGCGTGACGGCAACGCCCCGGGATGCCGGCAAAAACGGCGCGCAAGGTGCAAGCGGGGAACCGGTGGAAATCGATTTCTGGTATTCCCTGAGCGGAAAAAACGGGAAGGTGATCGAGAAGCTGGTGAACCAGTTTAATGCGTCGCAAGCGGAGGTGAAAGTAAAGGCGACATACCAGGGCGACTATTACGAGAATCACGCGAAGGTTATGGCGGCAATCGCCGCCGGAAATCCTCCCGACGTCACGATGATCGAAATCGCCTCCATCCCCGCCTTTGCCAGCAGCGGGGCGTTGCAGGATCTCACGCCGTACGTGAGGGGAGAAAACGGCGTCGACCTGAGCGATTTCATTCCCGGGTTGCTCGGAAACTCGTATTGGCAGGGGAAATTTTACGCGCTCCCGTTTAACCGCAGCACTCCGTTGCTCTACTTGAACCGGGACATGTTGAGGAAAGCCGGGCTCAACCCGGAGGGGCCCAAAACGTGGGACGAATTGCGTCAGTTTGCAAAGAAATTGACCAAAAAAGACGGCAAAGAGCAGATATGGGGGTTTGAGACCCCGATTGACATCTGGTTCTATGAAGCGCTCGTCTTTCAAAACGGCGGCGAGATTCTGAGCGAAGACGGCAAGGCCGTTCGGTTCAACACGGAGAAGGGGATCGAACCGATTCGGTTTTGGAAGGCGATGATCGACGAAGGAATCATGAAACGGCCACCGGGCGAAAAATACAACGCCTGGGAGGTGACGGAGACCGATTTTGTGAACGGAAAGGCGGCCATGATCTTCGCGTCGACGGTGGCCCTGGGCGGGTTGCTCGAAAAGGCGCCGTTTGATGTCGGCACGGCCTTTCTCCCGGCCAAGGAGCGCTACGGCGTGCCGACCGGCGGTGCGAACCTCGTCATGCTGGCGAAATCCAGCGAGAAAGAAAAGGAGGCGGCTTGGAAATTCATGAAGTGGATGACGGACACGCAACAGACGATCGCGTGGAGCAAAGAGACCGGGTATATGCCGGTTCGTGTGTCGGCGGTCGAAAGCGAGGAAATGAAGCGGTTCTACCGGGAACGGCCCCAGTTTAAGGTCGCCGTCGACCAGCTGCAGCATGCCAAGCCGCGCCCGATGTCTCCAGGGTACAAAGAACTGCAGGAAGTGATCATGGCGGAACTCCAGCGGGCGGTGGTGGGGCAGGCCACCGCCGAGGAAGCGGTGCGCGCGGCCGCCGAGAAAGCGGAAAAACTGCTCAAGTGA
- a CDS encoding carbohydrate ABC transporter permease, which yields MRSVWKGLEYLALGLVALIFVFPFVWMVLTAFKSPREVMRFPPQWLPETWQWENFVHAWASGPFLTYLANSAFVALAILVLQLVTGIPAAYALARYRFRGKKVFFGMTLAALMLPPQITFLPVFLQLSRWDLLNTYWALILPYATSAFGIFLLRQAFLQVPEEVIEAARLDQASEWQIIWKIMVPMARPVLVTFGLFSFIYHWNDYFWPLVMTNQEHIRTLPVGVAMLKESEGGVSWNLVMAGNVMLVLPILLLFFVAQRQIIRAFVYSGIK from the coding sequence GTGCGAAGCGTGTGGAAAGGGTTGGAATACCTCGCGCTGGGTCTGGTGGCTTTGATCTTCGTTTTTCCCTTTGTGTGGATGGTCCTCACGGCGTTCAAGAGCCCCAGGGAGGTGATGCGGTTTCCGCCGCAATGGCTGCCGGAGACGTGGCAGTGGGAAAATTTTGTGCACGCGTGGGCGTCGGGGCCGTTTCTTACCTATTTGGCGAACAGCGCGTTTGTGGCACTGGCCATTCTTGTCCTCCAGCTGGTGACGGGGATCCCTGCCGCGTATGCATTGGCCCGTTACCGTTTTCGTGGAAAAAAGGTTTTTTTTGGGATGACGTTGGCGGCCTTGATGCTTCCGCCGCAGATTACGTTTTTGCCCGTGTTCTTGCAATTGAGCCGGTGGGATTTGCTGAATACGTACTGGGCCTTGATTTTGCCTTACGCCACCAGCGCCTTTGGCATCTTTCTGTTGCGCCAGGCCTTCCTGCAGGTGCCCGAAGAAGTGATCGAGGCGGCCCGGCTCGATCAGGCCAGCGAATGGCAAATTATATGGAAGATCATGGTGCCCATGGCCAGGCCGGTGCTCGTCACGTTTGGCCTCTTCAGCTTCATCTACCACTGGAACGATTATTTCTGGCCCCTCGTGATGACCAATCAGGAGCACATCCGCACCTTGCCTGTCGGTGTGGCGATGCTGAAGGAGTCGGAAGGGGGGGTGAGCTGGAATCTCGTCATGGCGGGGAACGTCATGCTCGTGTTGCCGATCCTGCTCCTCTTCTTCGTCGCGCAACGGCAGATCATCCGGGCATTCGTGTATTCGGGAATAAAGTAA
- a CDS encoding (Fe-S)-binding protein, translated as MATSLETKEEPSLEARTARLWKHLQEALDADELENCMRCGFCQPACPTFQETGYEAASPRGRIALMKAVKDGFLVPDEAFRSQLDLCLGCRACEPACPSGVRYGRLLEQAREALAAHAPTPWPIRLARKVVFAGVFPHPRRLQRLGRLLRFYQTSGLQRVVRKSGLLRLLPAHLRDMEAVLPVPSPRGVVETIGTRIPAKGAPVATVGLFRGCVMDVLYTETNVNLARLLSEAGFEVIIPPEQTCCGALHAHTGDTALARQLARRNIAAFRRAGVDFVVLAAGGCGAMLQEYAHLLPDDEGARWMGERVRDASQLLASCGRPLPLGRVEATVTYQDSCHLRNVMGVHREVRQLLSSIPGVTFRELPEADRCCGSAGVYNLTQPEMAGRILERKMGHVARLSPDLVATGNPGCLLQMQLGLHRAGLDGAVRAMHWVDVVAEALDAAPR; from the coding sequence ATGGCGACCTCGTTGGAAACGAAAGAAGAGCCTTCCCTCGAGGCCCGGACCGCCCGGCTATGGAAGCACCTCCAGGAGGCCCTCGACGCCGACGAGCTGGAAAACTGCATGCGCTGCGGGTTTTGCCAGCCGGCCTGCCCCACGTTTCAGGAGACGGGGTACGAGGCGGCGTCGCCCCGCGGGCGCATCGCGCTAATGAAGGCGGTCAAGGACGGTTTCTTGGTCCCCGACGAGGCCTTTCGCTCTCAGCTCGACCTGTGCCTCGGCTGCCGGGCCTGCGAGCCGGCCTGCCCCTCGGGCGTTCGCTACGGCCGCCTCCTTGAGCAGGCCCGCGAGGCCCTCGCCGCCCATGCGCCGACGCCGTGGCCCATCCGCCTTGCGCGCAAGGTGGTTTTCGCCGGCGTGTTTCCCCATCCGCGGCGGCTGCAGCGGCTGGGCCGCCTGCTGCGGTTCTACCAGACGAGCGGCCTGCAAAGGGTCGTGCGCAAAAGCGGCCTGCTCCGCCTCCTGCCGGCCCATCTGCGCGACATGGAGGCCGTCTTGCCCGTGCCGTCCCCCCGCGGGGTCGTCGAGACGATCGGCACGCGCATCCCGGCGAAGGGTGCCCCCGTGGCCACCGTGGGCCTCTTTCGCGGGTGCGTGATGGACGTGCTGTACACCGAAACCAACGTGAACCTGGCGCGGCTCCTTTCCGAAGCGGGCTTCGAGGTCATCATCCCGCCGGAGCAGACCTGCTGCGGCGCCCTGCACGCCCATACCGGCGACACGGCGTTGGCGCGCCAGCTGGCTCGCCGGAACATCGCAGCCTTCCGCCGCGCCGGCGTCGATTTCGTCGTCCTCGCCGCCGGCGGCTGCGGGGCGATGCTCCAGGAATACGCCCATCTCCTGCCGGACGACGAGGGGGCGCGCTGGATGGGCGAACGGGTGCGCGACGCCAGCCAGCTCCTCGCAAGCTGCGGCCGGCCGCTGCCCCTCGGCCGCGTGGAGGCGACGGTCACGTACCAGGACTCCTGCCACCTGCGCAACGTCATGGGGGTTCATCGGGAGGTGCGCCAGCTCCTCTCGTCCATCCCCGGCGTCACCTTCCGCGAGCTGCCCGAAGCGGACCGCTGCTGCGGCTCGGCCGGCGTCTACAACCTCACCCAGCCGGAGATGGCCGGGCGCATCCTGGAACGGAAGATGGGCCATGTGGCGCGCCTTTCCCCCGATCTCGTCGCCACCGGCAACCCCGGCTGCCTGCTGCAGATGCAGCTGGGCCTCCACCGCGCCGGCCTGGACGGAGCCGTGCGCGCCATGCACTGGGTCGATGTGGTGGCAGAGGCGTTGGATGCTGCCCCGCGTTAA
- a CDS encoding glycerophosphodiester phosphodiesterase, with translation MNPCVAHRGWSGAAPENTLAAIRLAAEDPEIEMVEIDVQLSRDGVPVVFHDFTLERTTNGSGRVCDRTVRELQALDAGSWFDRRFAGETIPTLREVLECVRGQCKLNIELKAAGFSPPGLAEKVVSLVRECGMRDQVIVTSFHHPTAKRVKELDRGLTVGIIVYGCPTLLREQMRDVRADVLSIAYPYLSKELVQEMLAEGKELIAWTVDDPEEMRAIMRLHPSIKICTNRPDVWKRVKGGERR, from the coding sequence ATGAATCCGTGCGTGGCCCACCGGGGGTGGTCGGGTGCCGCCCCCGAAAACACCCTCGCCGCCATACGTCTGGCTGCGGAGGATCCGGAGATCGAGATGGTCGAGATCGACGTCCAGTTGTCCAGGGACGGCGTTCCCGTCGTCTTTCACGATTTCACCCTGGAGCGGACGACGAACGGTTCGGGACGCGTGTGCGACAGGACCGTGAGGGAACTTCAGGCCCTCGATGCCGGGAGCTGGTTTGACCGGCGGTTTGCGGGGGAAACGATTCCCACGTTGCGGGAGGTGCTGGAATGCGTCAGGGGCCAATGCAAGTTGAACATCGAATTGAAAGCCGCCGGGTTTTCCCCGCCGGGGCTTGCGGAGAAGGTCGTTTCCCTGGTCCGGGAATGCGGGATGCGCGATCAGGTGATCGTCACGTCCTTTCACCATCCGACGGCAAAACGCGTGAAAGAATTGGACCGTGGCTTGACGGTCGGCATCATTGTGTACGGCTGCCCGACGCTGCTGCGTGAACAGATGCGGGATGTACGGGCCGATGTGCTCTCCATCGCGTATCCCTATCTGAGCAAAGAACTTGTTCAGGAGATGCTGGCCGAGGGCAAGGAACTGATCGCGTGGACGGTGGACGATCCCGAGGAGATGCGCGCCATCATGCGCCTCCATCCTTCCATTAAGATTTGCACGAACCGACCGGACGTGTGGAAGCGGGTAAAAGGAGGGGAAAGGCGTTAA